The genomic interval GTGTTTCTGAATACGCTGAGGTGCACTTTTTGAGAAAAGGCTCCATATTGAAAGACTTGTAATGTGTTTTAGTGTGAAAAGAAGCCTTTGTAGTGAGCACATGTAATATTTTCCATATGAATGTGTGAGGGTGGAACTAAAGCTTACCATTGGGTGGACAAAAGACATTGCCTCATAGCAGCCGCAACATCTGGCCACCTATGGTTTACAAACATACGTTTTCCAGTAGACATATCAGGCAAATTCCATGGGCCATTCCTAATGGATTGGTTTTATTATTTGAGTTAATGAGGCATTTCTTCTGCTGGTTTGAGACTCTTCTGCCCTCATATGGCCTGTAGAGCCACCTACAGGGAAGAAACCAGGGCCATAGAGCTGAACTCGCATACAGGGAAGCGCCATCTAGTGGACACTATAATAGCAGGCTACAACCCTGTTGGAACACTTAGAAAATCCTGCCTTTGTGGTCACATTTTTAAAGATGCTGAATCACTGATCTGACACCTTTCACCCATCCAGTCTAACACGATTACTTCCAGGGGAGAACTTTGTGCATTGCATATATTGGAACAAAATTATAGACTGCTCCTGCATTCACTCTGCCTGAGGGTCTCTgacgttctctttctctctttctctctgctcgaCCGCCTCAGGAGACCTGGAGTCCTTTAAGAAACAGTCCTTTGTCCTGAAGGAAGGCGTGGAGTACAAGATAAAGATCAGCTTCAAGGTGAATGAGTCTGGCCTTTTTCAACAACGTGTCTGTTTATCCAATCCAACTAACATGACCAGTGTCAGCTTGGCCACTATCAAGCTGTTCTGGACATTGAAATTCAATTGTAAGCTGAATACACACCATGTCCTATCATGAAAGGGCTGCTGTCTTATCCGAAGGGTGGATGTGGAAAAAGGATGTGACCTCATCACTGAttgttgtctctgtctgcaggTCAACAAGGAGATTGTGTCGGGACTGAAGTATGCCCAGCAGACCTACAGGAAAGGAGTCAAGGGTAAGTTCTGCTGTTTCGTTTCCTTGCTCTGTCTACTGTGAGGATTTGAGAAGGCCGGATAAGGTTAAGCAATATAGTGTACCTTCCATCTACAGGACAACATGGGGATATGACCATATTGATTATACTTATCCAATTATCTCAGATATCCACAACAAGTGCATCGGAGACAGGGGTTAGGGATGTATCTGGGATTGGATGTTGGGAGTGGCTTGGTCAACTCAGGTGACTGTATTCGCCTGTGCACAGAAATTAGGTCAAGTTAGTAGATGAGGTATTTGCATTGGCATTCCTAGACGGTCATTAAATGACTTGTTAATAGTTCCGGAGTGGCGCAGAGAGATGGCCTGTTTTTGTCAAGAGGCAACTTTGGAAAATAAATCTAagcccctctcttttctctctctctgtgtagttgACAAGTCAGACTACATGGTGGGGAGCTACGGGCCGCGGCCGGCAGAGTATGAGTTCCTGACCCCTCTGGAGGAGGCCCCTAAAGGCATGCTGGCCCGCGGCACCTACAACATCAAGTCCAAGTTCACTGATGACGATAAGCACGACCACCTCTCCTGGGAGTGGAACCTTAATATCAAGAAAGAGTGGAAAGACTGAGTCCCCGTCAACTTAATTCTTCCCATTCCCCTCTTCTTATTCCCCCTCCATTATTTTGAATTCATAATTATGTGATAAGTAATTAAGGCAAATTGCTCTCTCGTCCACCCCAATCCCTGCAGTAGTTTCATTCCAATCACGTTGTCATGCCactcacccccccacacactccttGTGATGCTGAGTATTGAATATGTGGAGAAAGCAAATCATGTGCACAATCATGaatttgttttggttagtttgtatataaatgtttgttttttttaaatgaaagatTGATTTGTTATAGCTCTTGATATGGATGTCATAATCAACTGTGTGAATTCCCTTCATCCCCTCTTCTTTCCCTGTCATTCCTTTTCACCCCCCTTCCTGCTGATTTTATACAACCAGGATCTGCCTTTTAAAGGTGTTGCTGTGTGTTAAAGGCTGTGGTAGGTCCACACTCTGTACTCTTTGTTGGGGATGTTGCCCTCTGTCAGTGGAAAGCCTTTGAGCAGATTATATGTACCAGAGTCCACACAATCAGTTTATTCTGGAACTAGTGTGAATTCCTAACTTAAGAGGTGGCATGATCAGCACTTACCGGCAGTCCACCAGAGGCACTGTGACCACCTGCTGAAGGTGCAAGTGTGCCTCTTCCTGATCAGGGTTTTCACCTCCCTACCTAGTTCATTCAGCAGCCAAGTGGCCTTAGAGGATTCCTGTAGAACTAACGATGAAGGAAATGATCACAGAGCCATTTGCCTTTAGAACAGAACTGTCCGATTGTTACGAGAGCCTCCTACAGGGTTTGAGTAAAAGAGTTTTAGGCGCGAACAGATGATCAGACAGACCATTGAGATGCTTGTACTACCTTTCCAGATTAGCCAGTAGAAGTAGACCATGAAAGTGAACAGcagcc from Salvelinus sp. IW2-2015 unplaced genomic scaffold, ASM291031v2 Un_scaffold1391, whole genome shotgun sequence carries:
- the LOC112070683 gene encoding rho GDP-dissociation inhibitor 1 isoform X1, with the protein product MAEQDPTPEQLAAIAAANEEAEGGVNYKPPAQKSLQEIQELDKDDESLRKYKEALLGNAAAAAVDPNAPNVQVTRLTLMCETAPLPLTLDLQGDLESFKKQSFVLKEGVEYKIKISFKVNKEIVSGLKYAQQTYRKGVKVDKSDYMVGSYGPRPAEYEFLTPLEEAPKGMLARGTYNIKSKFTDDDKHDHLSWEWNLNIKKEWKD
- the LOC112070683 gene encoding rho GDP-dissociation inhibitor 1 isoform X2, translating into MAEQDPTPEQLAAIAAANEEAEGGVNYKPPAQKSLQEIQELDKDDESLRKYKEALLGNAAAAADPNAPNVQVTRLTLMCETAPLPLTLDLQGDLESFKKQSFVLKEGVEYKIKISFKVNKEIVSGLKYAQQTYRKGVKVDKSDYMVGSYGPRPAEYEFLTPLEEAPKGMLARGTYNIKSKFTDDDKHDHLSWEWNLNIKKEWKD